Proteins encoded by one window of Deinococcus multiflagellatus:
- a CDS encoding winged helix-turn-helix transcriptional regulator: MKYGHAVVSRPECGVERTMQVIGGKWTTLILRDLLGGRRRFSDLKRTLGRVSPKTLTERLRQLEAQGLVTRTVYAEVPPRVEYALTEQGQSLSEIIAAMARWGSRWTPPGGPGDTGDQPVSAAP; encoded by the coding sequence ATGAAATACGGCCATGCGGTGGTCAGCCGCCCCGAATGCGGCGTGGAACGCACCATGCAGGTGATCGGCGGCAAGTGGACCACCCTGATTCTGCGCGACCTGCTGGGCGGTCGGCGGCGCTTCAGCGACCTGAAACGTACCCTGGGCCGCGTATCGCCCAAAACCCTCACCGAGCGGCTGCGGCAACTCGAAGCCCAGGGCCTCGTGACCCGCACCGTTTACGCCGAGGTGCCGCCCCGGGTGGAATACGCCCTGACCGAGCAGGGCCAGAGCCTGAGCGAGATCATCGCGGCGATGGCCCGCTGGGGCAGCCGCTGGACCCCGCCCGGTGGCCCCGGGGACACAGGCGATCAGCCGGTCAGCGCCGCGCCATGA
- a CDS encoding ribonuclease H family protein, with amino-acid sequence MTVPRHQRATLSVTETPDGAGYVLDGVPYGLPAPLPLGAAELAARHAAALDFRALVPGAREEDRARQAAALAGALARLAAGQPLDTAARAALQADHPHATGPVLIRTDGSADKQSGSLSLGYLLGDRPYGAVLRGALGHEGLAEREAIRVALTHARALGHTAFQVQSDHKFHVRRYDEALIHRGRRKSPSLERLDALVDELGPAVTFTYTPTLDTDAPHRLALHARALERLSRGLALSRAQAVALRRVHYALKAGGKGLY; translated from the coding sequence GTGACCGTCCCCCGCCACCAGCGGGCCACCCTCAGCGTGACCGAAACCCCAGATGGTGCGGGCTACGTGCTGGACGGCGTGCCCTACGGCCTGCCTGCGCCCCTGCCGCTTGGCGCCGCCGAACTGGCGGCCCGGCACGCGGCGGCGCTGGACTTCCGGGCGCTGGTGCCAGGAGCAAGGGAAGAGGACCGCGCCCGGCAGGCCGCCGCACTGGCCGGGGCCCTGGCGCGGCTGGCGGCTGGGCAGCCCCTGGACACGGCCGCGCGGGCGGCGCTGCAGGCCGATCACCCCCACGCCACTGGCCCCGTGTTGATCCGCACCGATGGCAGCGCCGATAAGCAGAGCGGCTCGCTGAGCCTGGGCTATCTGCTGGGGGACCGCCCCTACGGGGCCGTGCTGCGCGGGGCCCTGGGCCACGAAGGGCTGGCCGAGCGCGAAGCCATCCGCGTGGCCCTGACCCACGCCCGCGCGCTGGGCCACACGGCCTTTCAGGTGCAGAGCGACCACAAGTTCCATGTGCGCCGCTACGACGAGGCCCTGATTCACCGGGGACGGCGCAAATCGCCGTCGCTGGAGCGGCTCGACGCCCTGGTGGACGAACTGGGCCCAGCGGTGACCTTCACCTACACCCCCACCCTGGACACCGACGCCCCACACCGGCTGGCCCTGCACGCCCGCGCCTTGGAGCGGCTCTCGCGCGGGCTGGCGCTCTCGCGGGCGCAGGCCGTGGCGCTGCGCCGGGTGCATTACGCGCTGAAGGCTGGAGGAAAGGGGCTGTACTGA
- a CDS encoding NAD(P)-dependent oxidoreductase — protein sequence MKLALLGATGRTGRLVLDGALARGHEVQALARRPEALGSRPGLTVVAGHLQDEAALQAVLRGADAVLSALGPVKGDAGGVMTQAAQMLVRRMPEAGVRRVVSLTGAGVPFAGDVPGPVDHLFRTLLKVLQGDVLRDATEHVRLLSTSDLDWTVVRAPMLTDGPAGPVRSGPVGRTGPRVPRASVAAFMLDAAEQGTFSRQAPAVSA from the coding sequence ATGAAGCTGGCCCTGCTGGGTGCCACTGGCCGCACTGGGCGTTTGGTGCTGGATGGGGCGCTGGCCCGGGGCCACGAGGTGCAGGCGCTGGCCCGCCGCCCCGAAGCATTGGGCTCCCGCCCGGGGCTGACAGTGGTGGCGGGTCACCTGCAGGACGAGGCCGCCCTTCAGGCCGTGCTGCGCGGGGCCGACGCGGTGCTCAGCGCGCTGGGCCCGGTCAAGGGTGATGCGGGCGGCGTGATGACCCAGGCCGCCCAGATGCTGGTGCGCCGCATGCCCGAAGCGGGGGTGCGCCGGGTGGTCAGCCTGACCGGGGCCGGCGTGCCCTTCGCTGGGGACGTGCCGGGCCCGGTGGACCACCTCTTCCGCACGCTGCTGAAGGTGCTGCAGGGCGATGTGCTGCGCGACGCGACTGAACATGTGCGCCTGCTGAGCACCTCGGACCTGGACTGGACCGTGGTGCGTGCGCCGATGCTCACCGATGGGCCAGCCGGGCCCGTGCGCTCCGGGCCGGTGGGGCGCACGGGCCCGCGTGTGCCGCGCGCCAGTGTGGCCGCCTTCATGCTGGACGCCGCCGAGCAGGGCACCTTCTCGCGGCAGGCGCCGGCCGTCAGTGCGTAG
- a CDS encoding NADP-dependent oxidoreductase, translated as MRAARVHHFGGPEVLRVEEVAWPAPQGDELLVRVAASSINATDLALRSGGLGPLAARQLPLTVGFDVCGEVVACGPRVTAFRPGEWVYALLGLRAGGSAEYVTVRQGRAARAPATVSAVQAAAVPLAGLTALQALRAQGGLQPHSTGPQPRVLVYGAAGGIGSFAVGLARVLGAHVTGVARSEKHAFVQALGADEVLAPADLDWTQAGPWDVVLDTPPALSFAAVRPALGPRGVLVSTRPLPTRLGDAAAMLPRRGPHPRLATIHTAERGLDLAFLARLIDSGELPVPVDRVFPLQDIAAAHRYAEGDEVRGKVVVAVAED; from the coding sequence GTGAGGGCCGCCCGGGTGCACCACTTCGGGGGCCCCGAGGTGCTGCGCGTGGAGGAGGTGGCCTGGCCCGCCCCCCAGGGCGACGAACTGCTGGTGCGTGTGGCGGCCAGCAGCATCAACGCCACTGATCTGGCACTGCGCTCAGGCGGCCTGGGTCCACTGGCCGCGCGGCAACTGCCCCTGACTGTGGGCTTTGACGTGTGCGGCGAGGTGGTGGCCTGCGGCCCGCGTGTGACGGCCTTCCGGCCCGGCGAGTGGGTGTACGCCCTGCTGGGCCTGCGCGCTGGCGGCAGCGCCGAGTATGTCACCGTGCGCCAGGGCCGGGCCGCGCGGGCGCCTGCCACGGTGTCGGCGGTGCAGGCGGCGGCCGTCCCCCTGGCCGGTCTGACGGCCCTGCAGGCGCTGCGTGCCCAGGGCGGCTTGCAGCCCCACAGCACAGGTCCTCAGCCCCGGGTGCTGGTGTACGGCGCGGCGGGCGGCATTGGTTCCTTCGCCGTGGGGCTGGCCCGCGTGCTGGGCGCCCATGTGACTGGCGTGGCCCGCTCCGAAAAGCACGCCTTCGTGCAGGCCCTGGGTGCCGACGAGGTGCTGGCACCGGCTGACCTGGACTGGACCCAGGCTGGCCCCTGGGACGTGGTGCTGGACACGCCGCCGGCCCTGAGCTTTGCGGCGGTGCGCCCGGCGCTGGGCCCGCGCGGCGTTCTGGTCAGCACCCGCCCGCTGCCCACCCGCCTGGGCGACGCAGCCGCCATGCTGCCCCGGCGCGGCCCCCACCCCCGCCTGGCGACCATCCACACCGCCGAACGCGGCCTGGACCTCGCGTTTCTGGCCCGCCTGATTGACAGCGGCGAATTGCCTGTGCCAGTGGACCGGGTGTTCCCACTGCAGGACATTGCCGCAGCCCACCGCTACGCCGAGGGCGACGAGGTACGCGGCAAGGTGGTGGTGGCGGTGGCTGAGGACTGA